One part of the Halopenitus persicus genome encodes these proteins:
- a CDS encoding cobalt-factor II C(20)-methyltransferase, with product MTLYGVGLGPGEGDLVTVRGRDVLDRADVVYSPGRLSRSVATEHVPESRIGDLDFPMTRDEDELRTAWREAAAEIAPRAREGTAAFVTLGDPNVYSTFGHLRRTLAAFHPDVNLEVVPGVSAVTAFTTALGVEVAAGSSLTLREAPRGTAPTGPDRMVLFKVTDVPATHDELVDAGYDVVYGRRLFMEQGETVVTDDPAALADRDYYTLAYAERRDVDFDRPATAAFESASDAASESTGDAATDATGTAADGGVRFSGALDRASDEHRASDEHHASAELAESEACGDRPLEPPETTPGTANLEETGGGRR from the coding sequence CGGCGTCGGGCTCGGTCCCGGCGAGGGCGACCTCGTGACGGTTCGCGGCCGGGACGTCCTCGACCGTGCGGACGTGGTCTACTCGCCCGGCCGGCTCTCGCGGTCGGTCGCGACCGAACACGTTCCCGAGTCCCGGATCGGCGATCTCGACTTCCCGATGACCCGCGACGAGGACGAACTCCGGACGGCCTGGCGTGAGGCCGCCGCCGAGATCGCCCCGCGTGCTCGCGAGGGGACGGCCGCGTTCGTCACGCTCGGCGACCCCAACGTCTATTCCACGTTCGGGCACCTCCGGCGGACGCTCGCGGCGTTCCACCCCGACGTCAACCTCGAGGTGGTTCCCGGCGTGAGCGCCGTCACCGCCTTCACGACCGCGCTCGGGGTCGAGGTCGCCGCGGGCTCGAGCCTGACGCTCCGCGAGGCGCCCCGGGGCACGGCGCCGACCGGCCCCGACCGGATGGTGCTGTTCAAGGTCACCGACGTCCCGGCGACCCACGACGAACTGGTCGATGCGGGCTACGACGTCGTCTACGGCCGCCGACTCTTCATGGAGCAGGGGGAGACGGTCGTGACCGACGATCCCGCGGCGCTGGCCGACCGCGATTACTACACGCTCGCGTACGCGGAGCGACGCGACGTCGATTTCGACCGGCCGGCGACCGCGGCCTTCGAATCGGCGTCCGATGCGGCCTCCGAATCGACCGGCGACGCGGCCACCGACGCGACTGGGACCGCCGCCGACGGCGGGGTCCGATTTTCCGGGGCCCTCGACCGCGCGTCCGACGAGCACCGCGCGTCCGACGAGCACCACGCGTCCGCAGAGCTGGCCGAGAGCGAGGCCTGCGGCGACCGACCGCTTGAACCGCCGGAAACGACCCCGGGAACTGCGAATCTCGAGGAAACCGGAGGCGGTCGCCGATGA
- a CDS encoding cobalt-precorrin-4/precorrin-4 C(11)-methyltransferase — protein sequence MTDPQAAIDAQTGDAGGSGTGPDAESRDPRIHERTAGEVGDLDEVIPFIGAGPGDPGLLTVTGRELLEAADLVVHAGSLVNSELLEAYCADAELVSSVGKDLEELIPLMRDAHEGGRNVVRLHSGDPAIYGAALEQMDALEHEGVSTSIVPGVTSAFAASATLRTQLTLNGVANHVAFTRPQGKTLDPADDHIGEFVGMGDVTTCIYLGTHAIAETMDRLLAEGHDPDTPVAVVYHASWPDEDVIEGTIATIGETVADAGYRASALVVIGDAARKTGYERSYLYGDWANRGADGDEVSESDASEASEADGDATPQADASEAPGTDVGGADD from the coding sequence ATGACCGACCCACAGGCGGCCATCGACGCCCAAACCGGCGATGCAGGCGGTTCCGGGACGGGACCTGACGCCGAATCCAGGGACCCGCGAATCCACGAGCGGACCGCGGGCGAGGTCGGGGACCTCGACGAGGTGATCCCCTTCATCGGGGCCGGTCCCGGCGACCCGGGGCTGCTCACCGTGACCGGTCGCGAGCTCCTCGAGGCGGCGGATCTGGTCGTCCACGCGGGGTCGCTCGTCAACAGCGAGCTGCTCGAGGCGTACTGCGCCGACGCCGAGCTGGTCTCGAGCGTCGGCAAGGACCTCGAGGAGCTGATCCCGCTGATGCGGGACGCCCACGAGGGGGGCCGGAACGTGGTCCGACTCCACAGCGGCGACCCCGCGATCTACGGCGCGGCGCTCGAGCAGATGGACGCGCTCGAGCACGAGGGCGTTTCGACCTCCATCGTGCCGGGGGTCACGTCGGCGTTCGCCGCCAGCGCGACCCTCCGAACCCAGCTCACGCTCAACGGCGTGGCCAACCACGTCGCGTTCACGCGTCCGCAGGGGAAGACGCTCGACCCCGCGGATGACCACATCGGGGAGTTCGTGGGGATGGGCGACGTGACGACCTGCATCTACCTCGGCACCCACGCGATCGCCGAGACGATGGACCGCTTGCTGGCCGAGGGCCACGATCCCGACACGCCGGTGGCGGTCGTCTACCACGCCTCCTGGCCCGACGAGGACGTGATCGAGGGCACGATCGCGACGATCGGCGAGACGGTCGCGGACGCGGGCTATCGCGCCTCCGCGCTCGTGGTCATCGGCGACGCCGCCCGGAAGACCGGCTACGAGCGGTCCTACCTCTACGGCGACTGGGCGAACCGCGGCGCCGACGGGGACGAGGTCTCCGAGTCCGACGCGAGCGAGGCCTCCGAGGCCGACGGCGATGCGACTCCCCAGGCCGACGCGAGCGAGGCTCCCGGGACCGACGTGGGCGGGGCGGACGACTAA
- the cbiG gene encoding cobalt-precorrin 5A hydrolase, which produces MSTDIDADTTTDDASTDANADAATDANADAATDANADDSGGHCSTPDSDGEVAEELAIISFERKLETAEEIVAELADDYDRIDVIEYHGDVFAEHWGEYDCFLGLMASGIAMRKTAPLLDDKWDDPAIVVVDEELTWAIPITGGHHGANQVAHDLSRLGAVPAMTTASEAAGKQGVESKAKALDSHVVNGDSTVATNLAVLNDELGPVARLDGPAAVLVDDDVTVLKRNGGNDGGGDDGDDESATDRVVLGTGTVSGVRAEQVLDAWETALDDLELTVDDVDFVATGTRKEDEEGLYEAAQAIDAGVVLFEKETLLEFEGPSPSRSKELIGWPGIAEASAIAGGREHELAREKERFDDAVTVAVGR; this is translated from the coding sequence ATGAGCACGGACATCGACGCTGACACGACGACGGACGACGCATCGACCGACGCGAACGCCGACGCAGCGACCGACGCGAACGCCGACGCAGCGACCGACGCGAACGCCGACGACTCCGGCGGCCACTGCTCGACGCCCGATTCGGACGGCGAGGTCGCCGAGGAGCTCGCGATCATCAGCTTCGAGCGCAAGCTCGAGACCGCCGAGGAGATCGTCGCGGAGCTCGCGGACGATTACGACCGGATCGACGTCATCGAGTACCACGGTGACGTCTTCGCGGAGCACTGGGGCGAGTACGACTGCTTCCTGGGGCTGATGGCCTCCGGCATCGCGATGCGCAAGACTGCGCCCCTACTCGACGACAAGTGGGACGACCCCGCGATCGTCGTCGTCGACGAGGAACTCACCTGGGCGATCCCGATCACGGGCGGCCACCACGGCGCGAACCAGGTCGCCCACGACCTCTCGCGGCTGGGCGCGGTCCCGGCGATGACCACCGCCAGCGAGGCCGCCGGCAAGCAGGGCGTCGAGAGCAAGGCGAAGGCGCTGGATAGCCACGTCGTCAACGGCGACTCGACGGTGGCGACGAACCTGGCCGTCCTGAACGACGAACTGGGACCGGTCGCCCGCCTGGACGGACCGGCTGCGGTCCTCGTCGACGACGACGTGACCGTCCTCAAGCGAAACGGCGGGAACGACGGCGGTGGCGACGACGGCGATGACGAGAGTGCGACCGATCGCGTCGTCCTCGGCACCGGGACCGTCTCGGGCGTCCGGGCGGAGCAGGTCCTCGACGCCTGGGAGACCGCACTCGACGATCTCGAGCTGACCGTCGACGACGTCGACTTCGTCGCGACCGGAACCCGAAAGGAGGACGAGGAAGGTCTCTACGAGGCCGCGCAGGCGATCGACGCCGGCGTCGTCCTCTTCGAGAAGGAGACGCTCCTCGAGTTCGAGGGCCCGTCGCCGTCCCGCTCGAAGGAGCTGATCGGCTGGCCGGGGATCGCCGAGGCGTCCGCGATCGCCGGCGGCCGCGAGCACGAGCTCGCGCGCGAGAAGGAGCGGTTCGACGACGCCGTGACCGTGGCCGTGGGGCGATAG
- a CDS encoding precorrin-3B C(17)-methyltransferase, translating to MAGTDSDTTDYGTLYVVGIGPGLPHAMTQRARDVIATADCVIASNLYQEFLRRDGTLPPESAAVEEAAETSDSAATDGGAQTDDGTVLERPDGTRQTLVRSSMGRQVELAREAFERVRAGEDVAHVSGGDPNVYGKSDLLYTMADADDARDVPIEIVPGVTAALGCAANLGAPLSNDFCTVSLSDKWRGWEEIEEKLRAAAISGFVIVLYNCWRDYERAIEVIREERSDDVPVGIVNDAGRGDAGRNLEDETHTITTLGEATDHDDEVGGMGTSILVGTHETTVWENDQGEHLVTPRGGRDVDDF from the coding sequence ATGGCGGGAACCGACTCCGATACCACGGACTACGGAACCCTCTACGTCGTGGGGATCGGTCCCGGGCTCCCGCACGCGATGACCCAGCGAGCTCGCGACGTGATCGCCACTGCCGACTGCGTGATCGCCTCGAACCTCTACCAGGAGTTCCTGCGGCGCGACGGAACGCTGCCGCCCGAGAGCGCGGCGGTCGAGGAGGCGGCCGAGACGTCGGATTCCGCAGCCACGGACGGCGGTGCTCAGACCGACGACGGGACCGTCCTGGAGCGCCCCGACGGAACCCGGCAGACGCTCGTCCGGTCCTCGATGGGCCGGCAGGTCGAGCTGGCCCGAGAGGCCTTCGAGCGCGTTCGGGCCGGCGAGGACGTCGCGCACGTCTCCGGAGGCGACCCCAACGTCTACGGGAAAAGCGATCTCCTGTATACGATGGCCGACGCCGATGACGCCCGCGACGTGCCGATCGAGATCGTTCCCGGCGTCACCGCGGCGCTCGGCTGTGCGGCCAACCTGGGCGCGCCGCTGTCGAACGACTTCTGTACCGTCTCGCTGTCGGACAAGTGGCGCGGCTGGGAGGAGATCGAGGAGAAGCTGCGCGCGGCCGCGATCAGCGGCTTCGTGATCGTCCTGTACAACTGCTGGCGCGATTACGAGCGCGCGATCGAGGTGATCCGCGAGGAGCGGTCCGACGACGTGCCGGTCGGCATCGTCAACGACGCCGGCCGCGGCGACGCGGGGCGCAACCTCGAGGACGAAACGCACACCATCACCACCCTCGGCGAGGCGACCGACCACGACGACGAGGTCGGCGGGATGGGGACCTCCATCCTCGTCGGCACCCACGAGACGACCGTCTGGGAGAACGACCAGGGCGAACACCTCGTCACCCCACGCGGCGGGCGTGACGTCGACGACTTCTAA
- the cobJ gene encoding precorrin-3B C(17)-methyltransferase yields MSTNDTTDDADSTDRTDTSNTTGSTDLDAGSSSKCGASTAGSTADSASTADSGSTTDSASKCGGSNGAATKREATDERVGSSADDFAADPGRLVAVGLGPGQPDGMTARARAALSAADHIVGYTTYIELLPEDVVESAEELYDTPMCGEVSRTEEAIDRALAGNDVAIIGSGDPNVYALAGLALEILESKGATAEAVDFEVVPGVPAAQSCGARLGAPLVNDTVSVSLSDHLTPMDEIESRLHAVAPEGFTIAIYNPWSRKRRENFETCCDILLEHRDPETPVGIVHGAGREDERVEIVELGELEDLGETDLIDMTTTILVGNAETYVWDDRMVTPRGYESKYDY; encoded by the coding sequence ATGAGCACGAACGACACCACCGACGACGCCGATTCGACGGACCGAACCGACACCAGCAACACCACCGGTTCCACCGACCTCGACGCCGGATCGTCCTCGAAATGCGGCGCGTCGACCGCCGGCTCGACGGCCGATTCGGCCTCCACCGCGGACTCGGGATCGACGACGGATTCGGCCTCGAAGTGCGGTGGATCGAACGGTGCAGCGACGAAACGGGAGGCGACCGACGAGCGGGTCGGCTCGAGCGCCGACGACTTCGCGGCCGACCCCGGCCGGCTCGTGGCGGTCGGGCTCGGCCCCGGCCAGCCGGACGGGATGACAGCGCGAGCCCGCGCGGCCCTCTCCGCGGCCGACCACATCGTCGGCTACACGACCTACATCGAGCTCCTTCCGGAGGACGTCGTCGAGTCCGCGGAGGAGCTCTACGACACGCCGATGTGCGGGGAGGTCTCGCGAACCGAGGAGGCGATCGACCGGGCGCTTGCCGGCAACGACGTCGCGATCATCGGCAGCGGCGACCCGAACGTCTACGCGCTCGCGGGGCTGGCGTTGGAGATCCTCGAGTCGAAGGGCGCGACCGCCGAGGCGGTCGACTTCGAGGTCGTCCCCGGCGTGCCCGCGGCCCAGTCCTGTGGCGCCCGGCTCGGCGCGCCGCTGGTCAACGACACCGTCAGCGTGTCGCTGTCGGACCACCTGACGCCGATGGACGAGATCGAGTCGCGGCTCCACGCGGTCGCGCCCGAGGGATTCACGATCGCGATCTACAACCCCTGGAGCCGGAAGCGGCGGGAGAACTTCGAGACGTGCTGTGACATCCTGTTGGAACACCGCGACCCGGAGACGCCGGTCGGGATCGTTCACGGCGCCGGCCGCGAGGACGAGCGCGTCGAGATCGTCGAGCTGGGCGAACTCGAGGACCTCGGCGAGACCGACCTGATCGACATGACGACGACGATCCTGGTCGGCAACGCGGAGACGTACGTCTGGGACGATCGGATGGTGACCCCCCGGGGCTACGAGTCCAAGTATGACTACTGA
- a CDS encoding ferredoxin — translation MTTESTRGDGAYRVTLDRDACDGVFACLVRDDRFREAADGLATIGEEEPGDDALGSASAGADTIVARFADDRLADAEAAAAACPVNAITVDATDDPAVHATDDPAVDAADGPAVDVTDAPAAGSEVSTDE, via the coding sequence ATGACTACTGAGTCGACACGGGGAGACGGGGCCTACCGCGTGACCCTCGACCGGGACGCCTGCGACGGCGTCTTCGCCTGCCTCGTCCGCGACGACCGCTTTCGAGAGGCGGCGGACGGGCTGGCGACGATCGGGGAGGAAGAACCCGGCGACGACGCGCTCGGTAGCGCCTCCGCAGGCGCGGACACGATCGTCGCCCGGTTCGCGGACGATCGGCTGGCGGATGCCGAGGCGGCCGCCGCGGCCTGTCCGGTGAACGCGATCACGGTCGACGCGACCGACGATCCTGCGGTCCACGCGACCGACGATCCTGCGGTCGACGCAGCCGATGGTCCCGCGGTTGACGTGACGGACGCTCCCGCAGCCGGGTCGGAGGTGTCCACCGATGAGTGA
- a CDS encoding cobalamin biosynthesis protein, translated as MSDAAPDHDVGIEPAADLLDATPETAYFWGRVAGDGEVTTDGVTTRAGDATAAEALAAIAGTSRAGTDHRVEARESAHDASIVRFEDEYEIQVIGAPAERASAAFGLPIDGQPGGYRFDAFREHRARLIRGLLEACGTVCFRESTGSVGVSFVHDDRALLETVRSQLSAATPHVPTDDLAETSSGGYWFGLADDADVAEFAEWVYAGSEDSGLYAADRRAKLRRSVERATGADVGALDDVSAPEDE; from the coding sequence ATGAGTGACGCGGCTCCGGACCACGACGTGGGGATCGAGCCCGCCGCTGATCTGCTCGATGCAACCCCGGAGACGGCGTACTTCTGGGGACGCGTCGCCGGCGACGGCGAGGTGACGACGGACGGCGTCACGACCCGTGCCGGCGACGCCACCGCCGCCGAGGCGCTCGCGGCGATCGCGGGAACGAGCCGGGCCGGCACCGACCACCGGGTCGAGGCCCGCGAGTCGGCACACGACGCCTCGATCGTCCGGTTCGAGGACGAGTACGAGATCCAGGTGATCGGCGCGCCGGCCGAGCGCGCGAGCGCGGCCTTCGGCCTCCCCATCGACGGCCAGCCGGGGGGCTACCGCTTCGACGCGTTTCGCGAGCACCGCGCACGACTGATCCGCGGGCTGCTCGAGGCCTGCGGGACGGTGTGCTTTCGGGAGTCGACCGGCTCGGTCGGCGTCTCGTTCGTTCACGACGACCGCGCGCTGCTCGAGACGGTCCGTTCGCAACTGTCTGCGGCCACGCCGCACGTGCCGACCGACGACCTCGCGGAGACGTCGTCGGGCGGCTACTGGTTCGGGCTGGCGGACGACGCCGACGTCGCCGAGTTCGCCGAGTGGGTCTACGCCGGCAGCGAGGACTCCGGGCTCTACGCGGCCGACCGACGGGCGAAACTCCGCCGGAGCGTCGAGCGCGCGACCGGCGCCGACGTGGGCGCGCTGGACGATGTGAGTGCGCCGGAGGACGAGTGA
- a CDS encoding CbiX/SirB N-terminal domain-containing protein: MAGAESPVTGDTVPTALDDEAVLLVGHGSRRERSNEQVRELAAGLERRLGIPVDAGFIELASPSIDEAIAGLAGAVSRVTVVQLSLFAASHVKADVPLAVREARSAHPELTIHNGSHLGIHPAIVDLLDDRAAAVEAELGVDRTADEVAVVVCARGSSDPDANGDVHKLARLLREGRAFDRVAASFIGVTEPRLAETLHRLAAGRPDAVVVLPYMLGDGVLTERIRDGAATFDAEYPYVAAAAGDPLGTDDRLLDVLGDRWQAARTDSVEMSCDTCKYKVELDGYEEDVGGARAMLRAMTHRDSHADRDDVDAEPHTHDAPEHHVAVCTNRTCAADGSAAVLERLRQAARDSDACEARITRSSCLGRCGDGPMVAVYPDGVWYGDVAEADAERIVSSHLDRGRIVSELVDVTL; this comes from the coding sequence ATGGCCGGAGCCGAATCGCCGGTGACGGGAGATACCGTTCCGACCGCGCTCGACGACGAGGCCGTCCTGTTGGTCGGCCACGGGTCGCGTCGGGAGCGGTCGAACGAGCAGGTCCGCGAGTTGGCGGCCGGCCTGGAACGGCGGCTCGGGATCCCGGTCGACGCCGGGTTCATCGAGCTGGCGTCGCCGTCGATCGACGAGGCGATCGCCGGGCTCGCCGGCGCCGTCTCGCGGGTCACCGTCGTGCAGCTGTCGCTGTTCGCCGCGAGCCACGTGAAGGCCGACGTGCCGCTGGCGGTCCGGGAGGCTCGCTCGGCGCACCCGGAGCTGACGATCCACAACGGCTCGCATCTGGGCATCCATCCGGCCATCGTCGACCTGCTCGACGATCGGGCGGCGGCGGTCGAAGCCGAGTTGGGCGTCGACCGGACGGCCGACGAGGTCGCGGTCGTCGTCTGTGCCCGCGGGTCCAGCGACCCGGACGCGAACGGCGACGTCCACAAGCTCGCCCGGCTGCTCCGGGAGGGGCGCGCCTTCGACCGCGTCGCGGCGTCGTTCATCGGCGTGACCGAGCCGCGGCTCGCGGAGACGCTCCACCGGCTCGCCGCCGGACGGCCCGACGCCGTGGTCGTGCTGCCGTACATGCTCGGCGACGGCGTCCTGACCGAGCGGATCCGCGACGGGGCCGCGACCTTCGACGCGGAGTACCCCTACGTCGCCGCCGCCGCGGGGGACCCGCTCGGGACCGACGACCGACTGTTGGACGTGCTCGGCGACCGCTGGCAGGCGGCCCGGACCGACAGCGTCGAGATGTCCTGTGACACCTGCAAGTACAAGGTAGAGCTGGACGGCTACGAGGAGGACGTCGGCGGCGCCCGGGCGATGCTGCGGGCGATGACCCACCGCGACTCCCACGCGGACCGGGACGACGTTGACGCGGAACCGCATACACACGACGCGCCGGAGCACCACGTCGCGGTCTGTACGAACCGCACCTGCGCGGCGGACGGCTCCGCGGCGGTCCTCGAGCGTCTGCGGCAGGCGGCCCGCGACTCGGACGCCTGTGAGGCGCGCATCACGCGGTCGTCCTGTCTCGGTCGCTGCGGCGACGGACCGATGGTCGCCGTCTATCCGGACGGCGTCTGGTACGGCGACGTCGCGGAGGCGGATGCCGAACGCATCGTCTCGTCACATCTCGACCGGGGGCGGATCGTCTCCGAGCTCGTCGACGTCACGTTGTGA
- a CDS encoding DUF3209 family protein, whose product MSCHELEALRLALLNVLGTGDRAAREHAEAELEGHLEGPIEALANAGTLDAIERHLDAALVDLEAEVAATDPDDPEYDYLRGRLVAVRDAERAVHRLTDQGESVLAGLADAHDVLHETFPAEE is encoded by the coding sequence ATGAGCTGCCACGAACTCGAAGCGCTCCGACTCGCGTTGTTGAACGTCCTCGGAACCGGGGATCGAGCCGCCCGCGAACACGCCGAGGCCGAACTCGAGGGCCACCTCGAGGGGCCGATCGAGGCCCTCGCGAACGCCGGGACGCTCGACGCGATCGAGCGCCACCTCGACGCCGCGCTCGTCGACCTGGAGGCCGAGGTCGCCGCGACCGACCCGGACGACCCCGAATACGACTACCTTCGCGGCCGCCTGGTCGCGGTCCGCGACGCCGAACGCGCGGTACACCGCCTGACCGACCAGGGCGAGAGCGTGCTCGCGGGGCTGGCCGACGCCCACGACGTGCTCCACGAGACGTTCCCGGCTGAGGAGTAG
- a CDS encoding amidase produces MPAIHTLSATRLARDIRTGDRSPVDVVDAVLDRIAARNDRTNAFVTVTEDSAREAAWEAERAIERGDDLGPLHGVPVAIKDLDDVAGVRTTFGSKLFADHVAEADDEFVRRLRDAGAIVVGKTNTPEFGLGCTTDNRVVGPTGTPFDPDRIAGGSSGGAGAALGDRLVPIAQGSDTGGSIRTPSSCCHVFGLKPSFGRVPRVDRPNAFADHTPFSHTGPMARSVADAALMLQVMAGPDPGDPFSLPADGTDYLAATERPVNDLCVAYSSDLGTYPVEPTVREIVDDAVGALDDAGATVERADPDLGYDRAEILEAYYTMAKVLWESLFDGLERDHGLDPRGADRDRLRPVTVETILEASDVSTREYERAQVVRTGVYDGIVDLLREYDLLVTPTLGVVPFEHGEHPETVDGTPVDRLRGWLLTQPFNLSGHPVGAVPAGLTDEGLPVGMQVVGRRHADDVVLAASAAIERERPWHDAYPA; encoded by the coding sequence GTGCCTGCCATCCACACGCTCTCCGCGACGCGTCTCGCGCGTGACATCCGAACCGGCGACCGCTCGCCCGTCGACGTCGTCGACGCGGTGCTCGACCGCATCGCGGCGCGAAACGACCGGACGAACGCCTTCGTGACCGTCACCGAGGACTCCGCCCGCGAGGCCGCGTGGGAGGCCGAGCGGGCCATCGAGCGCGGCGACGACCTCGGTCCGCTCCACGGCGTGCCGGTCGCGATCAAGGACCTCGACGACGTCGCCGGCGTCCGCACGACCTTCGGGTCGAAGCTGTTCGCTGACCACGTCGCCGAGGCCGACGACGAGTTCGTGCGCCGGCTCCGGGACGCCGGGGCGATCGTGGTCGGCAAGACGAACACCCCGGAGTTCGGACTGGGCTGTACCACGGACAACCGCGTCGTCGGCCCGACCGGCACGCCGTTCGACCCGGACCGGATCGCCGGCGGGTCCTCCGGTGGCGCCGGCGCCGCGCTTGGCGACCGCCTCGTACCGATCGCACAGGGGTCGGACACCGGCGGGTCGATCCGGACGCCGTCATCGTGTTGTCACGTGTTCGGGCTCAAGCCGTCGTTCGGACGCGTGCCCCGCGTGGACCGTCCCAACGCCTTCGCGGACCACACGCCCTTCTCCCACACCGGACCGATGGCCCGGTCGGTCGCGGACGCGGCGCTGATGCTCCAGGTGATGGCGGGACCGGACCCGGGCGACCCGTTCAGCCTCCCGGCCGACGGGACGGACTACCTGGCTGCGACCGAGCGTCCCGTGAACGACCTCTGCGTCGCCTACAGCTCCGACCTGGGCACGTATCCCGTCGAGCCGACGGTTCGGGAAATCGTCGACGACGCCGTCGGCGCCCTCGACGACGCGGGCGCGACGGTCGAGCGGGCGGACCCCGACCTCGGGTACGACCGGGCGGAGATCCTCGAGGCGTACTACACGATGGCGAAGGTCCTCTGGGAGTCGCTGTTCGACGGCCTCGAACGCGACCACGGACTCGACCCGCGCGGGGCGGACCGCGACCGCCTTCGCCCGGTCACCGTCGAGACGATCCTCGAGGCGTCCGACGTCTCCACCCGGGAGTACGAACGGGCCCAGGTCGTCCGGACCGGCGTCTACGACGGCATCGTCGACCTGCTGCGGGAGTACGACCTCCTCGTGACGCCGACGCTGGGCGTCGTTCCCTTCGAACACGGCGAACATCCCGAGACGGTCGACGGAACGCCGGTCGACCGGCTGCGCGGCTGGCTGCTCACGCAGCCGTTCAACCTCTCGGGCCACCCCGTCGGGGCGGTTCCGGCCGGCCTCACCGACGAGGGGCTCCCCGTCGGGATGCAGGTCGTGGGGCGCCGCCACGCGGACGACGTCGTGCTGGCGGCCAGCGCCGCGATCGAGCGGGAGCGACCGTGGCACGACGCGTATCCGGCGTGA